The bacterium genome has a segment encoding these proteins:
- a CDS encoding DUF177 domain-containing protein yields MKRENPFLFFPKQLEQGENRFEIQTDSVHIELAGLSFTEPIRCSIILFLTGARIDMNMDINTRIQLECSQCGGVVDQKIETNAEVTFLQALERNDDEGELKASDLEFYTEELDLRSIVRDTLLLSVPIAPLCREDCLGLCPTCGANLNLGACDCGSEKLQAQQRGESNG; encoded by the coding sequence GTGAAGCGCGAAAACCCTTTCCTTTTTTTCCCAAAGCAGCTTGAACAGGGCGAAAACCGCTTCGAGATTCAAACGGATTCGGTACACATCGAACTCGCAGGATTATCGTTTACTGAACCCATAAGATGCTCTATCATTCTTTTTCTCACGGGCGCAAGAATAGACATGAATATGGATATAAATACCAGGATACAACTCGAATGCTCGCAGTGCGGAGGAGTCGTTGACCAGAAAATAGAGACGAATGCGGAAGTTACTTTTCTGCAAGCTCTTGAGCGTAATGACGATGAAGGTGAGCTTAAGGCGTCCGATCTTGAGTTCTACACTGAAGAGCTTGATTTAAGGAGCATAGTAAGAGATACTCTTCTTTTATCGGTGCCTATTGCTCCTCTTTGTCGCGAGGACTGCCTTGGTCTTTGCCCCACTTGCGGGGCTAATCTCAACTTAGGCGCCTGCGACTGTGGTAGTGAAAAATTACAAGCACAACAACGGGGAGAAAGCAATGGATGA